In one Desulfoferula mesophila genomic region, the following are encoded:
- a CDS encoding radical SAM protein: MSAELFPPPGEYERVAARLEKSLRSCVLCPRRCRVDRLAGELGFCRAAAQTAAVNTSQLHFGEEPPISGTKGSGTVFFAGCTLACRFCQNWQISQAGGGEETSPQDLAGVFLGLEMAGAHNINLVTPTPHLVVILKALAIARGYGLALPVVYNTSGYESAAVLRQMEGLIDIYLPDLKYADEAVAERLSQAANYVAGAQSALAEMHRQVGNLKLEDDGIAYRGVMVRHLVLPNGLSGSPQVLARIAEICGPGAWVSLMSQYFPTYKAAETPGMERRIKQAEYQEATEAMQRLGLSRGYVQGLASATEKMVPRWRE; this comes from the coding sequence ATGAGCGCCGAACTTTTTCCCCCGCCGGGGGAGTATGAGCGCGTTGCCGCGCGCCTGGAGAAATCCCTGCGCTCCTGCGTCCTGTGCCCCCGCCGCTGCCGGGTGGACCGCCTGGCCGGGGAGCTGGGCTTTTGCCGGGCCGCCGCCCAAACGGCGGCGGTGAACACCAGCCAACTGCACTTCGGCGAAGAGCCGCCCATCAGCGGAACCAAGGGCTCGGGCACCGTGTTTTTCGCGGGCTGCACCCTGGCCTGCCGCTTTTGCCAGAACTGGCAGATCAGCCAGGCCGGGGGCGGCGAAGAGACCAGTCCCCAGGACCTGGCCGGGGTGTTTTTGGGCCTGGAGATGGCGGGCGCCCACAATATCAACCTGGTGACCCCCACCCCCCACCTGGTGGTGATCCTCAAGGCCCTGGCCATCGCCCGGGGCTACGGCTTGGCCCTGCCGGTGGTGTACAACACCTCGGGCTACGAGAGCGCGGCGGTGCTGCGCCAGATGGAAGGCCTGATCGACATCTACCTGCCAGACCTCAAGTACGCCGACGAGGCGGTGGCCGAGCGCCTATCCCAGGCCGCCAACTACGTGGCCGGCGCCCAGAGCGCCCTGGCCGAGATGCACCGCCAGGTGGGCAACCTCAAGCTGGAGGACGACGGCATCGCCTACCGGGGGGTGATGGTGCGCCACCTGGTGTTGCCCAACGGGCTTTCCGGTTCGCCCCAGGTCTTGGCCCGGATCGCCGAGATCTGCGGCCCTGGGGCCTGGGTCAGCCTGATGAGCCAGTATTTTCCCACCTACAAGGCCGCCGAGACGCCGGGGATGGAGCGGCGCATCAAACAGGCCGAGTACCAAGAGGCCACCGAGGCCATGCAGCGTCTGGGCCTGAGCCGGGGCTATGTGCAGGGCTTGGCTTCGGCCACCGAGAAGATGGTGCCCCGCTGGCGGGAGTAG
- a CDS encoding aldehyde dehydrogenase family protein — protein sequence MDETICINPATGEEIGRVPLQGPSEVLAAAQAARRAQPAWAATPIKQRAKAIQKVRDFLADNADHLAETIARDNGKTRTDALVAEVLPATAAADYYAKKAKAWLKDAHPGPALWLLANKRTRLARQPWGVVGIISPWNYPFTIPFSEVVCALLAGNCVLLKMASETQMVARAMSRCLAAGGLPPGVFTCLNLPGRQAGPAMLEAGVDKLFFTGSVAVGRELMTLAAPSLTPVNLELGGNDAMLVCPDADLERAAAGAAWGGMVNTGQTCGGVERIYVHHGVATAFLERLGNRVRALRVGYDTDFQVDLGAMTTLRQVELVKAHIADALAHGAKIFAQSACPAGPNFLPATVLTQVDHGMRVMREETFGPVVAVMPVGNMDQAVHLANDSDLGLTGSVWSKDRGAALRLARRVKAGVVMINDHLMSHGLAEAPWGGFKNSGLGRSHGREGFNEMTQVQTIVNDLLPWAKRDLWWYPQSREQYQGLKGLVEFLYGHGLERRAAGLRRLIRLLPRMFRAD from the coding sequence ATGGACGAGACCATTTGCATCAATCCCGCCACCGGCGAAGAGATCGGGCGAGTGCCCTTGCAGGGGCCCTCGGAGGTGCTGGCCGCGGCCCAGGCGGCCCGCCGGGCCCAACCGGCCTGGGCGGCCACGCCGATTAAGCAGCGGGCCAAGGCCATCCAAAAGGTGCGCGACTTCCTGGCCGACAACGCCGACCACCTGGCCGAGACCATAGCCCGAGACAACGGCAAGACCCGAACCGACGCCCTGGTGGCCGAGGTTTTGCCCGCCACCGCGGCGGCCGACTATTACGCCAAAAAGGCCAAGGCTTGGCTCAAGGACGCGCATCCCGGCCCGGCCCTGTGGCTGTTGGCCAACAAACGCACCCGCCTGGCCCGCCAACCCTGGGGAGTGGTGGGCATCATCAGCCCCTGGAACTATCCCTTCACCATCCCCTTTTCCGAGGTGGTCTGCGCCCTGCTGGCGGGCAACTGCGTGCTGCTCAAGATGGCCAGCGAGACCCAGATGGTGGCCCGGGCCATGAGCCGCTGCCTGGCCGCCGGGGGCCTGCCGCCGGGGGTGTTCACCTGCCTCAACCTGCCCGGACGCCAGGCGGGCCCGGCCATGCTGGAGGCCGGGGTGGACAAGCTGTTCTTCACCGGCTCGGTGGCGGTGGGCCGCGAGCTGATGACCCTGGCCGCGCCCAGCCTGACCCCGGTGAACCTGGAGCTGGGGGGCAACGACGCCATGCTGGTGTGCCCGGACGCCGACCTGGAGCGGGCGGCCGCCGGGGCGGCCTGGGGGGGCATGGTCAACACCGGCCAGACCTGCGGCGGAGTGGAGCGCATCTACGTGCACCACGGCGTGGCCACGGCCTTCCTGGAGCGCCTGGGAAACAGGGTCCGGGCGCTCAGGGTGGGCTACGACACCGACTTCCAGGTGGACCTGGGGGCCATGACCACCCTGCGCCAGGTGGAGCTGGTCAAGGCCCACATCGCCGACGCCCTGGCCCACGGGGCCAAGATTTTCGCTCAGAGCGCCTGCCCCGCGGGCCCCAACTTCCTGCCCGCCACGGTGCTCACCCAGGTGGATCACGGCATGCGGGTGATGCGCGAGGAGACCTTCGGCCCGGTGGTGGCGGTGATGCCCGTGGGCAACATGGACCAGGCGGTGCACCTGGCCAACGACTCGGACCTGGGGCTCACCGGCTCGGTGTGGTCCAAGGACCGGGGGGCGGCCCTGCGCCTGGCCCGGAGGGTGAAGGCCGGGGTGGTGATGATCAACGACCACCTCATGAGCCACGGCCTGGCCGAGGCCCCCTGGGGCGGCTTCAAAAACTCGGGCCTGGGCCGCAGCCACGGCCGCGAGGGCTTCAACGAGATGACCCAGGTGCAGACCATCGTGAACGACCTGTTGCCTTGGGCCAAGCGCGACCTGTGGTGGTATCCTCAGAGCCGAGAGCAATACCAGGGCCTCAAGGGCCTCGTGGAGTTTCTTTACGGCCACGGCCTGGAGCGCCGCGCCGCCGGGCTGCGCCGCCTGATCAGGCTGTTGCCCCGCATGTTCCGGGCCGACTGA
- a CDS encoding DUF362 domain-containing protein, producing the protein MKPKVIIRRCDRYDPGLIAGIIAEGMAELGVKPRGKVLAKPNVVLAHREVFPYAYTRPEFLEGALMAAKKVGGPEISELGVGERSGITVPTRFCFDQAGYPAVLRRQGAKAHYFDETPHRRVAVGAGGLRREIYLPRPVLEADFIFNLPKFKAHPWTRMTLSLKNFIGIQDDPHRLLDHNSFLEHKIADINQAAGQDFIAIDGIVAGQKMMLTPDPFDLGAIVMGTNPCAVDAVGCAMVRVQPSQLIHLKLAAARGLGPLDLNEIEICGDFPLDEVQRRTENFQFCLERVDDYFQDGPLTCTVGAFPEAHSRDYCWGGCPGALQEAMHILRGFDPLVESKMGKVRYVVGRVEGPLNLAPDEKVLFAGSCTSWQGEIDGESVIIKPSYLPPQAHNPHRRPGNDLIFKTVQALGRCLAGRGRRWLHAPACTMSVADHVHYLASLGGVANPNFDLRLLLPINLAYLRMRAGRLGHRLAG; encoded by the coding sequence GTGAAGCCCAAGGTGATCATCCGCCGCTGCGACCGCTACGACCCCGGCCTAATCGCCGGGATCATCGCCGAAGGCATGGCCGAGCTGGGGGTAAAGCCCCGGGGCAAGGTGCTGGCCAAGCCCAACGTGGTGTTGGCCCACCGCGAGGTGTTTCCCTATGCCTACACCCGCCCCGAGTTCTTGGAAGGGGCGCTGATGGCCGCCAAAAAGGTGGGCGGCCCGGAAATCAGCGAGCTGGGGGTGGGCGAGCGCTCGGGCATCACCGTGCCCACCCGCTTTTGCTTCGACCAGGCGGGCTATCCCGCGGTTCTGCGCCGCCAGGGGGCCAAGGCCCACTACTTTGACGAGACTCCCCACCGCAGGGTGGCCGTGGGCGCGGGCGGCCTGCGCCGGGAGATCTACCTGCCCCGGCCGGTCTTGGAGGCGGACTTCATCTTCAACCTGCCCAAGTTCAAGGCCCATCCCTGGACCCGCATGACCCTGAGCCTCAAGAACTTCATCGGCATCCAGGACGACCCCCACCGCCTGCTGGATCACAACAGCTTTTTGGAACACAAGATAGCCGATATCAACCAGGCGGCCGGCCAGGATTTCATCGCCATCGACGGCATCGTGGCCGGGCAAAAAATGATGCTCACCCCCGACCCCTTTGATCTGGGGGCCATCGTCATGGGCACCAACCCTTGCGCGGTGGACGCGGTGGGCTGCGCCATGGTGCGGGTGCAGCCGTCCCAGCTGATTCACCTGAAGCTGGCCGCGGCGCGGGGCCTGGGCCCCCTGGACCTGAACGAGATAGAGATCTGCGGCGACTTTCCTCTGGACGAAGTCCAGCGGCGCACCGAAAACTTTCAGTTTTGTTTGGAGCGGGTGGACGACTATTTCCAGGACGGTCCGCTCACCTGCACGGTGGGCGCCTTTCCCGAGGCGCATTCCCGCGACTACTGCTGGGGGGGCTGTCCGGGAGCCCTGCAAGAAGCCATGCACATCCTGCGGGGTTTCGACCCCCTGGTGGAGAGCAAGATGGGCAAGGTGCGCTACGTGGTGGGGCGGGTGGAGGGGCCCTTGAACCTGGCCCCGGACGAAAAGGTGCTCTTCGCCGGGTCCTGCACCTCCTGGCAGGGGGAGATCGACGGGGAATCGGTGATCATCAAGCCCAGCTACCTGCCCCCCCAGGCCCACAACCCCCACCGGCGGCCCGGCAACGACCTGATCTTCAAGACCGTCCAGGCCCTGGGCCGCTGCCTGGCCGGGCGGGGGCGGCGCTGGCTGCACGCCCCGGCCTGCACCATGAGCGTGGCCGACCACGTGCACTACCTGGCCTCCCTGGGCGGGGTGGCCAACCCCAACTTCGACCTGCGGCTGCTGCTTCCCATCAACCTGGCCTATCTGCGCATGCGCGCCGGGCGCCTCGGCCATAGGCTGGCGGGCTGA
- a CDS encoding SOS response-associated peptidase: MCGRFTQSKSLAEYQDRFSFSAGPPGYAPRFNLAPGQEALAVLAGEEGRRGELLRWGLVPAWAKEERVGYKMINARAETVADKPAYRGPFRRSRCLVPADGFFEWASTAQGKQPYFLARRDRAPFALAGLWDRWHGPEGEELRSFTIITTTANHVVAPIHERMPVMLQPGDEAAWLDPETPPAELGGLLRPYAARDMQAHPVSRRVNSAASEGPELLEPVAVSGELFG; this comes from the coding sequence ATGTGCGGCCGTTTCACCCAAAGCAAAAGCCTCGCCGAATACCAGGACCGGTTCAGCTTCTCTGCGGGGCCGCCGGGGTATGCGCCCCGCTTCAACCTGGCGCCGGGCCAGGAGGCCCTGGCCGTGCTGGCCGGGGAAGAGGGGCGGCGCGGCGAGCTGTTGCGCTGGGGCCTGGTGCCCGCCTGGGCCAAAGAGGAGCGGGTGGGCTACAAGATGATCAACGCCCGAGCCGAGACCGTGGCCGACAAGCCCGCCTATCGCGGGCCTTTTCGCCGAAGCCGCTGCCTGGTGCCGGCGGACGGCTTTTTCGAGTGGGCCTCGACCGCCCAGGGCAAGCAGCCCTATTTTCTGGCCCGCCGGGACCGGGCGCCCTTTGCCCTGGCCGGGCTGTGGGATCGCTGGCACGGGCCGGAGGGGGAGGAGCTCAGGAGCTTCACCATCATCACCACCACGGCCAACCATGTGGTGGCGCCCATCCATGAGCGGATGCCGGTGATGCTCCAGCCCGGGGACGAGGCCGCCTGGCTGGACCCCGAGACCCCGCCCGCCGAGCTGGGCGGGCTGCTCCGGCCCTATGCGGCCCGGGACATGCAGGCCCATCCCGTATCGCGGCGGGTCAACTCGGCGGCCAGCGAGGGACCGGAGCTCCTGGAGCCGGTGGCCGTGTCCGGAGAACTTTTTGGCTAG
- the pgl gene encoding 6-phosphogluconolactonase yields MRVEVFEDQAALSRATAEFVRAAALRAVEARGEFSLALAGGSTPLEAYRLMGGDPAFPWAQTQVFWGDERCVPAEHPDSNRGAALAALGPPQALPPDNLHPIRGQLAPQEAARDYEWRLKGYFAQQGRPEFDLALLGLGPDGHVASLFPGGHGLAQGAAWVVPVPAPAHLEPSVPRVSLSLWALNQARQILLLVSGAAKAPVVARLRGGDPQMPAARLRPQEELLLYLDRAAAGD; encoded by the coding sequence ATGCGAGTGGAGGTATTCGAGGACCAGGCGGCCCTGTCCCGGGCCACGGCCGAGTTCGTGCGCGCCGCCGCGCTGCGGGCGGTGGAGGCCCGGGGGGAGTTCAGCCTGGCCCTGGCCGGGGGCTCCACCCCCCTGGAGGCTTATCGGCTAATGGGCGGCGACCCCGCCTTTCCCTGGGCCCAGACCCAGGTGTTTTGGGGGGACGAGCGCTGCGTGCCCGCCGAGCACCCGGACAGCAACCGGGGCGCGGCGCTGGCCGCCTTGGGCCCGCCCCAGGCCCTGCCCCCGGACAACCTCCATCCCATCCGGGGCCAGCTCGCCCCCCAGGAGGCGGCCCGGGACTACGAGTGGCGGCTCAAGGGCTATTTTGCGCAGCAGGGGCGGCCCGAGTTTGATCTGGCGCTCTTGGGCCTGGGCCCGGACGGCCACGTGGCCAGCCTGTTCCCCGGCGGCCACGGCCTGGCCCAGGGCGCGGCCTGGGTGGTGCCGGTGCCCGCGCCGGCTCACCTGGAGCCCTCGGTGCCTCGGGTGAGCCTGAGCCTGTGGGCTCTCAACCAGGCCCGGCAGATACTGCTTTTGGTGAGCGGAGCGGCCAAGGCCCCGGTGGTGGCCCGTCTGCGTGGCGGCGACCCCCAGATGCCCGCCGCCCGTCTGCGGCCCCAAGAGGAGTTGCTCCTGTACCTGGACCGGGCGGCGGCCGGCGATTGA
- the zwf gene encoding glucose-6-phosphate dehydrogenase: MAPDKLNPPDTLKRPEDCAVVIFGASGDLTGRKLVPALYRLFASGATPEHFYICGAARSEMSREQFQDKMRQAVESRGLDMGAWQAFADRLHYQAVVYDQVESYQALATRLDELDARHGVGGNRILELAIPPTLYQTMAVTLARAGLSQEERGWRRLVVEKPFGRDLESSRELNRAIGQGFQEHQVFRIDHYLAKETVQNIMMFRFANAIFEPLWNRNFIDQVSIVTGETLGVEHRAGYYEQAGVLRDMFQNHMMQLLALVAAEPPSLFEADRVRDERTKLFRSLRPFPLEELYDYLVLAQYEAGEIDGKPVPAYRAEPGVDPSSLAPTFAAMKVYVDNWRWQGVPFYLTSGKRLTEKLTRITINFREVPHSLFRRVLGEDIQTNRLVLDIQPKEEITLYFQAKQPGAQVGLRTVRLHFSYQDQAGRQGMEAYEKALVDAMLGDQMLFWRQDGVELCWAFLDPVLEACEQCGDRADRLHRYRAGSWGPSDAAKLWPGHPYNNPLE; encoded by the coding sequence ATGGCCCCAGACAAGTTGAACCCTCCGGATACGCTCAAGCGGCCCGAAGACTGCGCGGTGGTGATCTTCGGGGCCTCGGGCGACCTCACCGGGCGCAAGCTGGTGCCCGCCCTGTACCGCTTGTTCGCCTCCGGGGCCACGCCCGAGCATTTCTACATCTGCGGCGCGGCCCGCAGCGAGATGAGCCGGGAGCAGTTTCAGGACAAAATGCGCCAGGCGGTGGAGAGCAGGGGCCTGGACATGGGCGCCTGGCAGGCCTTTGCCGACCGGTTGCACTACCAGGCGGTGGTCTACGACCAGGTGGAGAGCTACCAGGCCCTGGCCACACGCCTGGACGAACTGGACGCCCGGCACGGGGTGGGGGGCAACCGCATCCTGGAGCTGGCCATTCCCCCCACTCTCTACCAGACCATGGCCGTCACCCTGGCCCGGGCGGGGCTGTCGCAAGAAGAGCGGGGCTGGCGGCGGCTGGTGGTGGAAAAGCCCTTTGGCCGCGACCTGGAATCCAGCCGGGAGCTAAACCGGGCCATCGGCCAAGGCTTCCAGGAGCATCAGGTGTTTCGCATCGACCACTACCTGGCCAAGGAGACGGTGCAAAACATCATGATGTTCCGCTTTGCCAACGCCATCTTCGAGCCCCTGTGGAACCGCAACTTCATCGACCAGGTGTCCATCGTTACTGGCGAGACCCTGGGGGTGGAGCACCGCGCCGGCTACTACGAGCAGGCCGGGGTGCTCAGGGACATGTTCCAAAACCACATGATGCAGCTTTTGGCCCTGGTGGCCGCCGAGCCGCCCTCGCTTTTCGAGGCCGACCGGGTGCGCGACGAGCGCACCAAGCTGTTCCGCAGCCTGCGCCCCTTCCCCCTGGAGGAGCTGTACGACTACCTGGTACTGGCCCAGTACGAGGCCGGGGAGATCGACGGCAAGCCGGTGCCCGCCTACCGGGCCGAACCGGGGGTGGACCCCAGCTCCCTGGCCCCCACCTTTGCCGCCATGAAGGTGTACGTGGACAACTGGCGCTGGCAGGGGGTGCCTTTCTACCTGACCAGCGGCAAGCGCCTCACCGAAAAGCTCACCCGCATCACCATTAACTTCCGCGAGGTGCCCCATTCCCTGTTCCGCCGGGTGTTGGGAGAGGACATTCAGACCAACCGCCTGGTGTTGGACATCCAGCCCAAGGAGGAGATCACCCTCTATTTCCAGGCCAAGCAGCCGGGGGCTCAGGTGGGCCTGCGCACCGTGCGCCTGCATTTCTCCTATCAGGACCAGGCGGGCCGCCAGGGCATGGAGGCCTATGAAAAGGCCCTGGTCGACGCCATGCTGGGCGACCAGATGCTCTTTTGGCGGCAAGACGGGGTGGAGCTTTGCTGGGCCTTTTTGGACCCGGTGTTGGAGGCCTGCGAGCAATGCGGCGACCGGGCCGACCGTCTGCACCGCTACCGGGCGGGCAGCTGGGGCCCCAGCGACGCGGCCAAGCTCTGGCCCGGCCACCCCTACAACAACCCGCTGGAGTAG
- the tkt gene encoding transketolase, whose translation MSDKDLEQLAVNTIRMLAADMVEQANSGHPGMPLGAAPMAYLLWTRFMHYNPSDPLWANRDRFVLSAGHGSALLYAMLHLTGYDLSLEDIKKFRQWGSKTPGHPEHGVAPGVEATTGPLGQGFAMGVGMALAERWLAQTYNRPGYEVVDHYTYAIVSDGDLMEGVASEAASLAGTLKLGKLIYLYDDNHISIEGDTELTYTEDAMARFAAYGWHTQKVADGNDLEAMAAAVEAARAETGKPSITAVRTHIGYGSPKIDTSGVHGEPLGAEAIEATRQALGCKPDNFCVPNEALKFFRAGQERGVKEQGAWQKTFAAYRGEYPDLAARLQDELAGQLPAGWDSEVPVFAEGEKIATRAASGKVLNALALKVPNLVGGSADLAPSNKTLIAGSGDMRLGQEPGGRNIHFGVRELGMGAVVNGMALHGGVIPYGATFFVFSDYMRPALRLSAIMGCHSIWIFTHDSIGVGEDGPTHQPVEHLMSLRAMPGFTVMRPAEGNETAAAWRLALEHKHGPVALVLSRQKLPCLDPQAHPIAKGVAKGAYVLQDSKTTPELILMATGSEVTLALAAAKELAGKGLLVRVVSMPCWELFQDQDQAYKDKVLPPQVKARLAIEAGTTLGWERWVGDQGAVIGLDRFGESAPGPVVMDKLGFNLDNVVNTALKLVAK comes from the coding sequence ATGAGCGACAAGGATCTGGAGCAGTTGGCCGTAAACACCATCCGCATGCTGGCCGCCGACATGGTAGAGCAGGCCAACAGCGGGCACCCCGGCATGCCCCTGGGCGCGGCTCCCATGGCCTATCTGCTGTGGACCCGCTTCATGCACTACAACCCCTCCGATCCCCTGTGGGCCAACCGGGACCGCTTCGTACTCAGCGCGGGGCACGGCTCGGCCCTTCTCTACGCCATGCTGCACCTGACCGGCTACGACCTCTCCCTGGAAGACATCAAGAAATTCCGCCAGTGGGGCAGCAAGACCCCCGGCCACCCCGAGCACGGCGTGGCCCCCGGGGTGGAGGCCACCACCGGGCCCCTGGGCCAGGGCTTCGCCATGGGCGTGGGCATGGCCCTGGCCGAGCGCTGGTTGGCCCAGACCTACAACCGCCCCGGCTACGAGGTTGTGGACCACTACACCTACGCCATCGTCAGCGACGGCGACCTGATGGAAGGCGTGGCCAGCGAGGCCGCCTCCCTGGCCGGCACCCTGAAGCTGGGCAAGCTCATCTACCTCTATGACGACAACCACATCTCCATCGAGGGCGACACCGAGCTTACCTATACCGAAGACGCCATGGCCCGTTTCGCGGCCTACGGCTGGCACACCCAAAAGGTGGCCGACGGCAACGACCTGGAGGCCATGGCCGCGGCGGTGGAGGCGGCCAGGGCCGAGACCGGCAAGCCCAGCATCACCGCGGTGCGCACCCACATCGGCTACGGCAGCCCCAAGATCGACACCTCGGGGGTGCACGGCGAGCCCCTGGGGGCCGAGGCCATCGAGGCCACCCGCCAGGCCCTGGGTTGCAAGCCCGACAACTTCTGCGTGCCCAATGAGGCCCTGAAGTTTTTCCGGGCCGGGCAGGAGCGGGGCGTGAAAGAGCAGGGGGCCTGGCAAAAGACCTTTGCCGCCTACCGCGGCGAGTATCCCGATCTGGCCGCCCGCCTGCAGGACGAGCTGGCCGGGCAGTTGCCCGCGGGCTGGGATTCCGAGGTGCCGGTGTTCGCGGAGGGCGAGAAGATCGCCACCCGGGCGGCCAGCGGCAAGGTGCTCAACGCCCTGGCCCTGAAGGTGCCCAACCTGGTGGGCGGCTCGGCCGACCTGGCCCCCAGCAACAAGACGCTCATCGCGGGTAGCGGCGACATGCGCCTGGGCCAGGAGCCCGGCGGCCGCAACATCCACTTCGGGGTGCGTGAGCTGGGCATGGGCGCCGTGGTCAACGGCATGGCCCTGCACGGCGGGGTGATTCCCTACGGGGCCACCTTCTTCGTGTTCAGCGACTACATGCGCCCGGCCCTGCGCCTGTCGGCCATCATGGGCTGCCACAGCATCTGGATCTTCACCCACGACAGCATCGGGGTGGGCGAGGACGGCCCCACCCACCAGCCGGTGGAGCACCTGATGTCCCTCAGGGCCATGCCCGGCTTCACGGTGATGCGCCCGGCCGAGGGCAACGAGACCGCCGCCGCCTGGCGCCTGGCCCTTGAGCACAAGCACGGCCCGGTGGCCCTGGTGCTCTCGCGCCAGAAGCTGCCCTGCCTGGACCCCCAGGCCCATCCCATCGCCAAGGGAGTGGCCAAGGGAGCCTACGTGCTCCAGGACAGCAAAACCACGCCGGAGCTGATCCTCATGGCCACCGGCTCCGAGGTGACCCTGGCCTTGGCCGCGGCCAAGGAACTGGCAGGCAAGGGCCTGCTGGTCAGGGTGGTGTCCATGCCCTGCTGGGAGCTTTTCCAAGACCAGGATCAAGCTTACAAAGACAAGGTGCTGCCGCCCCAGGTAAAGGCCCGCCTGGCCATCGAGGCCGGTACCACCCTGGGCTGGGAACGCTGGGTGGGCGACCAGGGCGCGGTGATCGGCCTGGACCGCTTCGGCGAGAGCGCCCCCGGCCCGGTGGTCATGGACAAGCTGGGCTTCAACCTGGACAACGTGGTCAACACGGCCCTGAAGCTCGTGGCCAAATAA
- a CDS encoding NAD(P)H-dependent oxidoreductase has protein sequence MNSTRRWRILGLAPMAASAVLITAGQASGWPLGPMRWLALGLFAAALAALAPLRRAGRATAIDLSFGAFLLLAVTGVWLWPSGLGRALAAGPVAWLYWVLLAGVSLPWAFGAPPFTEAFAKRNTPEAVWATEVFRRINRNMTLVWCLLFLAAALSATLAARLPALAGPWAQALLTGAIPLGLMLGLGLPFTKKYPAYYQRKLGLEPLAGSASPSPAARPASEPIAPPAMARQTTEETMSAKKTIVALNGSPHGAIGNTAQMIEMLRPTLEEEGLILEVIGLNDKEIDYCTGCAVCLEKGKCWIPDDHRGLVKKLLEADGIILASPVYFFHVTAQMKTFIDRSLGWGHKPRDTYKPGLAISVAAVFQEVEVADYLAQMLHVYGSYSVGTLTAMATGPGGFLGRETVEARARDLARDLARAVKEKRRYPGTSHDLFFYLHMGWLVKANKDGVMQADYRHWEEKGFFQGFEKYTDQTWAPTSELGDAGREAWVKHMIAERKQKKMMQAGPDAAEQARLASPHPSDLPQNCHQLIEGMPQAFHPDQAQGLEATIQFKVSGTENFDAYLSIAGGNCAFHEGKADNPTLTIETPAQVWLDIAYGRQDGQAAFMQGLYKVQGDISLLMRLGGMFASR, from the coding sequence ATGAACTCCACCCGCCGCTGGAGGATTTTGGGCTTGGCGCCCATGGCCGCCTCGGCGGTGTTGATCACCGCGGGCCAGGCCAGCGGATGGCCGCTGGGCCCGATGCGCTGGCTGGCCCTGGGCCTTTTTGCCGCCGCCCTGGCCGCCCTGGCTCCCCTGCGCCGGGCCGGACGGGCCACGGCCATCGACCTGAGTTTTGGGGCCTTCCTGCTCTTGGCCGTGACCGGAGTCTGGCTTTGGCCCTCCGGCCTGGGCCGGGCCCTGGCCGCCGGGCCCGTGGCTTGGCTGTACTGGGTGCTTTTGGCCGGGGTTAGCCTGCCCTGGGCCTTTGGCGCGCCGCCTTTTACCGAGGCCTTTGCCAAGCGCAACACCCCCGAGGCGGTGTGGGCAACCGAGGTTTTCCGGCGCATCAACCGCAACATGACCCTGGTTTGGTGCCTGCTGTTTCTGGCCGCCGCGCTCAGCGCCACCCTGGCGGCCCGGTTGCCCGCCCTGGCGGGTCCCTGGGCCCAGGCCCTGTTAACCGGAGCGATCCCCCTGGGCCTGATGCTGGGCCTGGGGCTGCCTTTCACCAAAAAATATCCCGCCTATTACCAACGCAAGCTGGGCCTGGAGCCGCTGGCAGGGAGCGCCTCGCCGTCGCCCGCCGCGCGCCCCGCGTCCGAGCCTATCGCGCCGCCTGCCATGGCGCGCCAGACCACGGAGGAAACCATGTCCGCGAAAAAGACCATAGTGGCCCTGAACGGCTCGCCCCACGGGGCCATCGGCAACACCGCGCAGATGATCGAGATGCTGCGCCCCACCCTGGAGGAGGAAGGCCTGATTCTGGAGGTCATCGGCCTCAACGACAAGGAGATCGACTACTGCACCGGTTGCGCCGTGTGCCTGGAAAAGGGCAAGTGCTGGATTCCCGACGACCACCGCGGTTTGGTGAAAAAGCTCCTGGAGGCGGACGGCATCATCCTGGCCTCGCCGGTGTACTTCTTCCACGTCACCGCCCAGATGAAGACCTTCATCGACCGCAGCCTGGGCTGGGGGCACAAGCCCCGGGACACCTACAAGCCCGGCCTGGCCATCAGCGTGGCCGCGGTTTTCCAGGAGGTGGAGGTGGCCGATTACCTGGCCCAGATGCTGCATGTTTACGGGTCCTATTCGGTGGGCACCCTGACGGCCATGGCCACCGGCCCCGGCGGCTTCCTGGGGCGGGAAACCGTGGAGGCCCGGGCCCGCGACTTGGCCCGCGACCTGGCCCGGGCGGTCAAGGAAAAGCGGCGCTACCCCGGCACCAGCCACGACCTGTTCTTCTATCTGCACATGGGCTGGCTGGTGAAGGCCAACAAAGACGGGGTGATGCAGGCCGATTATCGCCATTGGGAGGAAAAGGGTTTCTTCCAGGGGTTTGAGAAGTACACGGACCAGACCTGGGCTCCCACGTCCGAATTGGGCGATGCGGGGCGGGAGGCCTGGGTAAAGCATATGATCGCCGAGCGCAAGCAGAAGAAGATGATGCAGGCCGGGCCCGACGCGGCCGAGCAGGCTCGCCTGGCCAGCCCCCACCCCTCGGATTTGCCCCAGAACTGCCACCAACTCATCGAAGGCATGCCCCAGGCCTTCCACCCCGACCAGGCCCAGGGCCTGGAGGCGACGATCCAGTTCAAGGTGAGCGGCACCGAAAACTTCGACGCCTACCTGAGCATAGCCGGGGGCAATTGCGCCTTCCACGAGGGCAAGGCCGACAACCCCACCCTGACCATCGAGACCCCGGCCCAGGTCTGGCTGGACATCGCCTACGGCCGCCAGGACGGCCAGGCCGCCTTCATGCAGGGCCTGTACAAGGTGCAGGGCGACATCAGCTTGCTGATGCGTTTAGGAGGCATGTTCGCCAGCCGCTGA